Proteins found in one Anabas testudineus chromosome 1, fAnaTes1.2, whole genome shotgun sequence genomic segment:
- the cnrip1a gene encoding CB1 cannabinoid receptor-interacting protein 1a: MDDVPELINIFISLRIQPNEGPVFFKVDGTRFGQTRTIKLLTGSKYKIEVVVKPGNVEATNMNIGGIIFPLEQQSRDEESVVYHGQYDTEGVPHTKSGDRQPVQVSIEFNKAGTFETVWQAKYYNYYKREHCQFGNKFSSIEYECKPNETRTLMWINKEAFN; the protein is encoded by the exons ATGGACGACGTTCCCGAGCTCATCAACATCTTTATCTCCCTGCGGATTCAGCCCAACGAAGGACCCGTGTTCTTTAAGGTGGACGGAACCCGGTTCGGCCAGACCAGGACCATCAAACTGCTCACAGGCTCCAAATACAAGATCGAGGTGGTGGTGAAGCCTGGAAACGTAGAGGCCAC aaacatgaacattgGGGGAATCATCTTCCCTCTGGAGCAGCAGTCCCGAGACGAGGAGTCTGTGGTTTATCACGGCCAGTACGACACTGAGGGGGTCCCTCACACCAAGAGCGGAGACAGGCAGCCTGTCCAAGTCAGTATAGAG TTTAACAAGGCCGGGACGTTTGAGACGGTCTGGCAGGCGAAatactacaactactacaagAGGGAGCACTGCCAGTTTGGCAACAAATTCAGCAGCATCGAGTACGAATGCAAGCCCAACGAGACGCGGACCCTCATGTGGATCAACAAGGAGGCGTTCAACTGA
- the LOC113161645 gene encoding F-box only protein 48 — MQHDPTRTLAAFVLCQRGPSLMSVSETAHQNFVETLPTEMSVKIFGELDTESLCSASRTCKLWHHIIEGNEQLWRRQCLLVRAICQREVDSDRRDGLSWKVTLVRNYTRSCLKRDWLRGRYSHVSSAEQLRGRKMTPQDAETWGEILQAELDR, encoded by the exons ATGCAGCATGACCCCACCAGAACCTTGGCTGCATTTGTGCTCTGTCAAAGAGGACCCTCCCTGATGTCTGTCAGTGAAACTGCTCATCAAAACTTTGTAGAAACGCTGCCGACAGAAATGAGCGTCAAGATCTTCGGAGAGCTGGACACAGAGAGTCTGTGCAGCGCCTCACGGACCTGCAAGCTGTGGCATCACATCATCGAAGGAAACGAGCAGCTGTGGAGGAGGCAGTGTCTGTTGGTCAGAGCCATCTGTCAGAGGGAGGTTGACAGCGACCGCAGAGACGGGCTGTCCTGGAAG GTGACATTAGTGAGGAACTACACTCGGAGCTGTCTGAAGAGAGACTGGCTGAGAGGTCGATACAGCCATGTGAGCTCAGCGGAGCAGCTGAGAGGCAGGAAGATGACGCCGCAGGACGCTGAGACATGGGGAGAGATCTTGCAGGCCGAGCTGGACAGATGA
- the prokr1a gene encoding prokineticin receptor 1a, producing the protein MTDQTNSSLAPTDHILASDGPDYDVPLDDVPDTTQGRAFFVATIVIGVVLVGIMLVCGVGNCLFIASLARFKQLRNLTNMLIVNLAVSDVLVAAVCCPFLLDYYVVKRLSWDHGPLLCASTNYLRTVSLYVSTNALLAISVDRYMVILHPLKPRMKHQTAYCVILMVWIIPVFISVPSAYMASEMTYLPVDGHPHKTFCAQIWPVDHQVFYRFYFVLVFVLEFLGPVIVMAVCYIKISKELWFKDVPGFQTEQIRKRLQRRRRTVVVLILVLVAYVLCWAPYYGYTLLRDFYPTLISRGRNSLVVFYIVECMAMSNGIINTLCFVSVRNNAKHLTKAGRFPLKLMTLVAAKSDEGEAQTLSLRVTEDGDGGRVK; encoded by the exons ATGACTGACCAGACCAACAGCAGCTTGGCTCCTACAGACCACATCCTGGCCTCCGACGGTCCGGACTACGACGTCCCCCTGGACGATGTCCCGGACACCACTCAGGGCCGGGCCTTCTTCGTGGCCACCATCGTCATCGGCGTGGTCCTGGTGGGCATCATGCTGGTGTGCGGGGTGGGAAACTGCCTGTTCATCGCCAGCCTGGCCCGGTTCAAGCAGCTCCGGAACCTGACCAACATGCTGATCGTCAACCTGGCCGTGTCCGACGTGCTGGTGGCCGCGGTGTGCTGCCCCTTCCTGCTGGACTACTACGTGGTGAAGCGGCTGTCCTGGGACCACGGCCCCCTGCTGTGCGCCTCCACCAACTACCTGCGCACCGTGTCCCTCTACGTGTCCACCAACGCGCTGCTGGCGATCTCCGTGGACAG gtacATGGTGATCCTCCACCCTCTCAAGCCTCGGATGAAGCACCAGACAGCGTACTGTGTGATCCTGATGGTCTGGATCATCCCCGTCTTCATCTCCGTCCCCTCTGCCTACATGGCCTCTGAGATGACGTATTTACCTGTGGACGGTCACCCCCACAAGACCTTCTGCGCTCAGATCTGGCCCGTGGACCATCAGGTTTTCTACCGCTTCTACTTCGTCCTCGTCTTCGTTCTGGAGTTCTTGGGCCCGGTGATCGTCATGGCCGTCTGCTACATCAAGATCTCCAAGGAGCTGTGGTTTAAGGATGTTCCCGGTTTTCAGACGGAGCAGATCCGGAAGAGGCTGCAGCGGCGCCGGAGGACGGTGGTGGTGCTGATTCTGGTGCTGGTCGCCTACGTCCTGTGTTGGGCGCCGTACTACGGCTACACCCTGCTGCGGGACTTTTACCCCACCCTCATCTCCAGGGGCAGGAACTCTCTGGTGGTCTTCTACATCGTCGAGTGCATGGCCATGAGCAACGGGATCATCAACACCCTGTGCTTCGTCAGCGTCCGGAACAACGCCAAGCACCTGACGAAGGCGGGAAGGTTCCCGCTGAAGCTCATGACTCTTGTTGCTGCCAAGTCGGATGAAGGGGAGGCGCAGACGTTGTCCCTGCGAGTGACGGAGGACGGGGACGGAGGCCGGGTCAAGTAG
- the aplf gene encoding aprataxin and PNK-like factor, with translation MSGFDLVPVDGGDPIHLPPGETVLGRGRFLGVSDKRVSRHHGLLENLNGQLRLKPTHLNPCFVQSSLTDEPRPLQKDSWYPLHHGDLFSLLPGQFIFKVEAVGGEGRSPSPVFEEENHELPVSPKPDVGTVTGQDRGPSPPTSAALSNEEGADSPGTSLNKDDHSDVTPPVPRKRVLPAWMLAAAGAPKNLSPSPKVQSSVNRSQTSSRRAADEQAPEPSAEEEEARPRKRRKTSDEETAQSKAVLPSVRSLTGPGRSEVSDESEIFPMDVEEEGKGKGNGTAQTSGTSKSETEDKKSKPGTQMTKLGPAESVGSNSGCASKLRTPCPYGKDCYRKNPIHFQECSHPGDTDYEEEDEETGEADRPECPYGSDCYRKNPLHRKEYKHTKKPARSTRTVPKKVAADSDEDDDSFIDDDSEDGGNDSDYLPPDSDDSGKEDVRRLKQEAQQFLKRRR, from the exons ATGTCCGGTTTCGACCTCGTCCCGGTGGACGGCGGGGACCCGATCCACCTGCCGCCCGGGGAGACGGTGCTGGGCAGGGGTCGGTTCCTGGGA GTCAGCGATAAGAGGGTGTCCAGACACCACGGGCTGCTGGAGAACCTGAACGGACAGCTGCGTCTCAAACCg ACCCACCTGAACCCGTGCTTCGTTCAGTCGTCCCTGACCGACGAGCCCCGGCCACTGCAGAAAGACTCCTGGTACCCTCTTCATCATGGAGACCTGTTCTCCCTGCTGCCGGGTCAGTTCATTTTCAAGGTGGAGGCCGTGGGTGGAGAAGGCCGCTCTCCCAG TCCGGTGTTTGAAGAAGAGAACCATGAACTTCCAGTTTCTCCCAAACCAGATGTGGGTACCGTTACTGGTCAGGACCGTGGACCATCTCCACCGACATCAGCAGCTCTGTCGAACGAGGAGGGAGCCGACAGCCCCGGCACAAGTTTAAATAAG GATGATCACAGTGACGTCACTCCACCTGTTCCCAGGAAAAGAGTCTTACCTGCCTGGATGCTGGCGGCTGCAGGAGCTCCAAAGAACCTTTCCCCGAGCCCGAAAG tTCAGTCGTCTGTGAACAGAAGTCAGACGAGCAGCAGACGAGCAGCAGACGAACAGGCTCCAGAGCCGAgtgcggaggaggaggaggcgaggccgaggaagaggaggaagacaagcGATGAAGAGACGGCTCAGTCTAAAGCA GTTCTTCCTTCAGTCAGGAGTCTGACTGGACCCGGCAGGTCTGAGGTCAGCGATGAGTCCGAAATCTTCCCCATGGACgtggaagaggagggaaaaggaaaaggaaacgGCACAGCACAAACGTCTGGCACCAGTAAATCTGAGACAGAGGACAAGAAGTCCAAACCTGGAACACAGATGACTAAACTAGGACCAGCGGAGTCTGTCGGGTCCAACAGTGGCTGTGCATCTAAACTCAGAACACCGTGTCCCTACGGGAAGGACTGCTACAG gaagAATCCGATCCATTTCCAGGAGTGCAGTCACCCCGGTGACACCGACTatgaggaggaagacgaggaaACGGGCGAGGCGGATCGACCTGAGTGTCCCTACGGCAGCGACTGCTACAG GAAAAACCCTCTTCACAGGAAagagtacaaacacacaaagaaaccaG ctcGTTCTACACGTACCGTCCCGAAGAAGGTCGCTGCCGACAGCGACGAAGACGACGACAGCTTCATTGATGATGACAGTGAGGACGGGGGCAACGACTCCGACTACCTCCCTCCTGACTCGGACGACAGCGGTAAGGAGGACGTCAGAAGACTGAAGCAAGAAGCTCAGCAGTtcctgaagaggaggaggtag